The genomic DNA CCACCATGCCCACCAGCACAGAGCGCACCAACGCTAAACGATACGAAATCCGCGCCAAATACGACGAGAGCGAAGGTGGTGAAAATGTGATGGATTGGGACGATTACAGGGTGGTGGAAATTGTGGTTGAGGATGGTGAAGAGCGAGAAGCGGATGCCACCACCTACGACACGTACGACGAAGATCAAAGCGACGGCGAAGCGCACGGATCAGACCGGCGCAGCAGCAGGCCAGTGATCCTGAACGGTAAGGCGCAATCTAGCGGTACGGCGGAAAGTTCAACCATCGCGCTCGATGCCCTGTTGCCGCCGGAACAGCCGGTCAAGCGTGGTAGAGGTCGTCCTCCGAAGCGAAAACCAGAGCAGGAAGCGGCGGCTATGAAATCGGCTAGCGAGATAAAGAAAGAATCCCGCCTAAACGATTCCGGAACGTCCGTAGACTCAacaagtggtggtggtggtggtggtacgccGGCAACGGACGTGCCCGTCAAGCGCCGCCGGGGTCGTCCGCCGAAAAATCCAAAGCCACAGGAAGCCGATTCAAACGAGTACACGCCGCGTGCGGTCAAGAGGGAGATAAAACCCGAACCGGAAGAATTGGACAGCAGCTCGGCCAGACCGGAACGAAGATCGACCCGCAAGCGCAAGGTGAAGCAGTACAGCGATATGGAGCAGGTAAGCGACGAAGAGAGCGAACAGGACGAGATGGAGTACATGCTCGGGGAAGGAGATCCGGACTACGAAGCGCGGCTGGAGCTGCAGAAGCAACTGAACATGGACGACTATTCCTTCTACGAGTATCAGTGCAGCCTGGAGTCGGAGCAGTATGCGCGCGACACGAAGATATTCCAGTACGTGGACGAGTTTGCCTGCTACTACTGTCCGGAGAAGGTCACGTTCAAGCGCTTTGCCGATGCGCACATGCACTACCGGGTGGAGCACAACCAGCCACCGTTTCTAAAGTGCCCCAAGTGCGACAAAAAGTGCCACACGCCGGGCATGTTCGTTAGCCACATGGAAACGCACGACGATCCGGAAAGGAACAAGTGTGAGATCTGCGGCAAGCTGAACGATTGTAACATTTCGCTCAAGAAGCACATGCGCGTGCATCAGAGCGTGCTGGAGGAGAATCTACCGTACCCGTGCAGTCTGTGCAAGCGAAAGTTCGAGACGGAGGATCTGCGGGCCAAGCACGAGAAGCTGCACGTACCGAAGCCTTACGTGCCGAAGGAAAAGGGACCCGACCAGGAGGTGTTGGAGTTTTACAAGTGCATCGTGTGCGACATATGCGAGGAAGAGTCGCCCGACTCGACGTCGTTCGATAATCTGACCGATCTGCGGGCGCACATGGTGAAGGAACACAACAAGGGCATGTACGTGCGGTGTCCGGTGTGCTCGACGCGACAGGTCAACCGCCAGCAGGTCATCACGCACATCGATATGCACAACAATCCGGACAAGT from Anopheles stephensi strain Indian chromosome 2, UCI_ANSTEP_V1.0, whole genome shotgun sequence includes the following:
- the LOC118505377 gene encoding zinc finger protein 23-like; its protein translation is MTNDSNCALCLTTESKWFLSVFSAANKNLNMATIVQKHLWFDLKPSDKPYICIDCWTTVNEFHLYHTKLETIHSEAFDDDTVLDDHMTQLKDIEFLEEDAEELREQIAQTSTMPTSTERTNAKRYEIRAKYDESEGGENVMDWDDYRVVEIVVEDGEEREADATTYDTYDEDQSDGEAHGSDRRSSRPVILNGKAQSSGTAESSTIALDALLPPEQPVKRGRGRPPKRKPEQEAAAMKSASEIKKESRLNDSGTSVDSTSGGGGGGTPATDVPVKRRRGRPPKNPKPQEADSNEYTPRAVKREIKPEPEELDSSSARPERRSTRKRKVKQYSDMEQVSDEESEQDEMEYMLGEGDPDYEARLELQKQLNMDDYSFYEYQCSLESEQYARDTKIFQYVDEFACYYCPEKVTFKRFADAHMHYRVEHNQPPFLKCPKCDKKCHTPGMFVSHMETHDDPERNKCEICGKLNDCNISLKKHMRVHQSVLEENLPYPCSLCKRKFETEDLRAKHEKLHVPKPYVPKEKGPDQEVLEFYKCIVCDICEEESPDSTSFDNLTDLRAHMVKEHNKGMYVRCPVCSTRQVNRQQVITHIDMHNNPDKYRCEVCKEVHQNLHHHMIKAHTPHTALPSDKKHKCDQCGRTFNFIANLKMHIDCVHGLKDVRCNICDKYFNYKAYRVHKRTAHTDLMLMCEHCPRMFKNRKSFEAHKVSHDSSLLRMTQCVLCGKQIRTCSMSKHMKTIHSEDDPVNCDLCGKMFRTPFHMKRHQKNTCEVTMDSRSFKCEVCGKGFSTKLTMVEHMTTHTRTNQYQCAFCFKSFGYISNLYKHRKKAHPLEWQEVQAHPEENIPSVIVVRN